In Wolinella succinogenes DSM 1740, a single genomic region encodes these proteins:
- the infB gene encoding translation initiation factor IF-2: MQKVRVHEIALELGIKSKEIIDKAKDLDLDLKTASSALPQEEAAELVNYILTGKSSRLKPAAPAAPMPKEEEISPAPQEESQMEPKEEPQKEVKESVKEAPESLPESPKEEAFEAEIPKESVKVTPKTLEQEPPKEELVSIEPSLESASETLSDSNPLPQEKTETKETIVATTLATQTDAEIQESEEKKETLAQATVQKRVGLRIVKKRSEEPAPKADRPSLEEARTPSRTAGLKTLQSLLGESDESEAALARKKKKEKKKPLPAPTKKNEQKIDLLGDRALETVSSFDDEQEEIVLFDLTIRDDINKEDEVAKKVDTDRIKVQRKTPFLDQGIRRVKRRKRRPQTVADKESISGTIEIPEEIRAYEFAEKTGKSIGEVIKVLFNLGLMITKNDFLDRDSIEILAEELELDVVIKNTSEALEYTSEEEEDEDEEGLEERPPVVTIMGHVDHGKTSLLDKIRNTKVAAGEAGGITQHIGAYTVEKDGKKISFIDTPGHEAFTEMRARGAEVTDIVIIVIAADDGVKQQTIEALNHAKAANVPIIIALNKVDKPDANPDKVKAEAADLGYSPLEWGGEYEFVHISAKTGEGIDHLLETILVQSELLELKANPEKAAKAVVIESSLEKGKGPVATVIVQSGTLKVGDSIVADTAYGRVRALIDDCGKNIQSIGPSEVAVVTGLSETPMAGAVLVSVENDSIAREYAEKRALYLRQKELSRSTKVSFDELSAMVAEGQLKSLPVIIKADTQGSLEAIRGSLEKLRNEEVKINIIHAGVGGITESDVVLAGASDNSVILGFNVRPTGSVKNRAKELGVEVKTYSIIYALLDDVRAVLGGMMSPVLEEENTGQAEVRETFTIAKVGTIAGCLVTDGSIQRGIKVRLIRNGVVVFTGNIASLKRFKDDAREVSKGYECGIMLEGFNDVQVGDVFETYKEVEKARKL; encoded by the coding sequence ATGCAAAAAGTCCGTGTCCATGAAATTGCCCTCGAGCTAGGCATCAAAAGCAAAGAGATCATCGATAAAGCCAAGGATCTTGACCTTGATCTCAAGACCGCCTCAAGTGCCCTCCCCCAAGAGGAGGCCGCCGAGCTCGTCAACTACATTCTCACGGGCAAAAGCTCACGGCTAAAACCCGCCGCTCCTGCCGCTCCTATGCCCAAGGAAGAAGAAATCTCCCCTGCCCCCCAAGAGGAATCTCAAATGGAGCCCAAGGAAGAGCCTCAAAAAGAGGTCAAAGAGAGCGTTAAAGAAGCTCCAGAAAGCCTACCAGAATCCCCTAAAGAGGAGGCTTTTGAGGCTGAGATTCCCAAGGAGAGCGTTAAAGTCACTCCCAAGACTCTCGAGCAAGAACCCCCCAAAGAAGAGCTCGTGAGCATCGAACCCTCCTTGGAGAGTGCTTCTGAAACTTTAAGCGATTCCAATCCCCTCCCCCAAGAAAAAACTGAAACCAAAGAGACCATTGTGGCGACGACCCTAGCAACCCAAACCGATGCAGAGATCCAAGAGAGTGAAGAGAAAAAAGAGACCCTGGCTCAAGCCACCGTGCAAAAGCGTGTGGGGCTAAGAATTGTCAAAAAGCGAAGCGAAGAGCCTGCGCCTAAAGCTGATCGACCCTCCTTGGAGGAGGCTAGAACTCCCTCAAGAACAGCGGGTCTCAAAACCCTTCAATCTCTCCTTGGGGAGAGCGATGAGAGCGAAGCGGCTCTAGCACGCAAAAAGAAAAAAGAGAAGAAAAAGCCCCTCCCCGCCCCCACCAAGAAAAACGAACAAAAGATCGATCTTCTAGGGGATAGAGCCCTAGAAACGGTGAGTAGTTTTGATGATGAACAAGAAGAGATTGTCCTTTTTGATCTCACCATCCGCGATGACATCAACAAAGAGGATGAAGTCGCGAAAAAAGTGGACACTGATCGCATCAAGGTTCAACGAAAAACCCCCTTCCTTGATCAAGGGATTCGTCGTGTGAAAAGACGCAAGCGCCGACCTCAGACTGTGGCCGATAAAGAGTCTATTAGCGGCACCATTGAGATTCCCGAAGAGATTCGAGCCTATGAGTTTGCCGAAAAGACAGGCAAGAGCATCGGTGAAGTGATCAAAGTTCTCTTTAACCTTGGGCTCATGATCACCAAAAATGACTTTCTTGATCGCGATTCCATCGAGATTTTAGCCGAAGAGCTAGAGCTAGATGTGGTGATTAAAAACACCTCTGAAGCGCTTGAGTACACAAGCGAAGAGGAGGAAGATGAGGATGAAGAAGGGCTAGAGGAGCGACCTCCTGTAGTCACTATCATGGGTCACGTTGACCACGGAAAGACCTCGCTTCTTGATAAGATTCGAAACACCAAAGTGGCCGCGGGCGAAGCAGGGGGAATCACTCAGCATATTGGCGCCTACACGGTTGAAAAAGATGGCAAGAAGATCTCCTTTATTGACACCCCCGGGCATGAGGCTTTCACCGAGATGCGAGCCAGAGGGGCTGAGGTGACGGATATTGTTATCATCGTCATTGCCGCTGATGATGGCGTAAAACAGCAGACCATCGAAGCGCTCAACCACGCCAAAGCAGCCAATGTGCCCATCATCATTGCACTCAACAAGGTCGATAAGCCTGACGCCAACCCTGACAAAGTCAAAGCCGAAGCAGCCGATCTTGGCTACTCTCCTTTAGAGTGGGGAGGCGAGTATGAGTTTGTCCATATCTCAGCCAAGACAGGCGAGGGAATCGACCATCTCCTTGAGACCATTTTGGTGCAATCAGAGCTTCTTGAGCTCAAAGCCAACCCCGAAAAAGCCGCCAAGGCCGTCGTTATTGAGAGTAGCCTAGAGAAGGGCAAAGGACCTGTGGCCACCGTGATCGTCCAAAGCGGAACCCTCAAAGTGGGTGATAGCATCGTGGCTGACACCGCCTATGGTCGTGTTCGAGCCCTCATTGATGATTGTGGCAAAAACATCCAGAGCATCGGACCCTCTGAAGTGGCCGTGGTGACTGGACTCAGCGAAACCCCTATGGCAGGAGCTGTTCTTGTCTCTGTGGAGAACGATTCGATTGCCAGAGAGTACGCCGAAAAACGCGCCCTCTATCTACGCCAAAAAGAGCTCAGTCGCTCCACTAAAGTCTCTTTTGATGAGCTTAGCGCCATGGTGGCTGAGGGTCAACTCAAGAGCTTGCCTGTGATTATCAAAGCCGACACTCAAGGTAGCCTAGAAGCGATTCGAGGAAGCCTAGAAAAACTCCGCAACGAAGAGGTGAAGATCAACATCATTCATGCAGGTGTCGGAGGAATCACGGAGAGCGATGTGGTTTTGGCAGGAGCGAGCGATAATAGCGTCATTCTAGGATTCAATGTCCGACCCACCGGAAGTGTCAAGAATCGTGCCAAGGAGCTTGGCGTAGAGGTGAAAACCTACTCTATCATCTACGCCCTGCTTGATGATGTCAGAGCTGTTCTAGGGGGCATGATGTCACCCGTGCTCGAAGAGGAAAACACTGGCCAAGCCGAGGTCAGAGAGACCTTCACTATCGCCAAAGTGGGCACGATTGCGGGATGCCTTGTCACGGATGGCTCCATCCAAAGAGGAATCAAAGTGCGACTCATCCGCAATGGCGTCGTGGTCTTCACGGGCAATATTGCTTCACTCAAGCGCTTCAAAGATGACGCTAGAGAGGTATCCAAAGGTTATGAGTGCGGAATCATGCTAGAGGGCTTCAATGATGTCCAAGTGGGCGATGTCTTTGAGACCTATAAAGAAGTTGAAAAAGCCAGAAAGCTCTAA
- a CDS encoding ABC-type transport auxiliary lipoprotein family protein — MRKIRHLSLWLAPLLLGGCLAKEAQAPKLYELTYKPSAPQSSCASKKRLGIATPSALGKVDRVEIPYNEGSRVGYYVEHRWVDLPSSMLQKLLLDALSSSCFEPFLPPFSAVLPPLVLQSKILTLEVRLRPEGGAVAVAEVAFSLAGEKSHSWVIRHQEPLERIEASLAIEAMNRALNKVVQELDERLGAI; from the coding sequence ATGAGAAAGATTCGACACTTAAGCCTTTGGCTTGCCCCTCTGCTTTTGGGCGGATGTCTCGCCAAAGAGGCCCAAGCTCCCAAACTCTATGAGCTCACTTATAAGCCAAGCGCTCCCCAGTCAAGCTGTGCGTCCAAAAAGCGCCTAGGAATCGCCACTCCAAGCGCCTTGGGAAAGGTTGATCGCGTGGAGATTCCCTATAATGAAGGCTCTAGGGTGGGCTACTATGTGGAGCATCGCTGGGTCGATCTTCCCTCCTCTATGCTTCAAAAGCTGCTTTTAGATGCGCTTAGCTCTTCATGCTTTGAGCCCTTCTTGCCTCCATTTAGCGCTGTTTTGCCTCCCCTGGTACTTCAGAGCAAGATATTGACCCTTGAGGTGAGACTTAGGCCTGAAGGCGGGGCTGTGGCTGTGGCGGAGGTGGCTTTTTCTTTGGCGGGTGAGAAGTCTCACTCTTGGGTGATACGCCACCAAGAGCCCTTGGAAAGAATCGAGGCTAGTTTGGCGATTGAGGCGATGAATCGGGCGCTCAATAAAGTGGTGCAGGAGCTTGATGAGAGGCTTGGAGCCATCTAA
- a CDS encoding ABC transporter ATP-binding protein, which yields MNLIEVEHLCTHYEGRAIHEDISLTIRQGEIYGLLGGSGSGKSTLMRSMILLKRPTSGVVRIHGEDIWALPLERQAKLRLSWGVLFQFGALFSSLSVLENVSILLKEYSSYPKEVIESVAMMWIDRVGLPPHAARLYPSELSGGMKKRAALARALALSPEVLFLDEPTSGLDPNSAEKFDRLILELRDTLGITVVMVTHDLDTVMDAMDRFVILHDCKVLMEGTLEELKQRDFPELKNFYKTNRGGKLWRTV from the coding sequence ATGAATCTCATCGAAGTGGAGCACCTCTGCACTCATTACGAGGGGAGGGCGATTCACGAGGATATTTCACTCACGATCCGCCAAGGTGAGATTTATGGGCTTTTAGGGGGGAGTGGGAGTGGCAAATCGACCCTCATGCGCTCGATGATTCTGCTTAAACGACCCACTTCGGGTGTGGTGAGAATCCATGGAGAGGATATATGGGCGCTTCCTTTGGAGAGGCAGGCAAAACTTCGACTCTCTTGGGGGGTGCTTTTTCAGTTTGGGGCGCTCTTCTCTTCGCTGAGTGTCCTAGAAAATGTCTCAATTCTCCTTAAAGAGTACTCCTCATACCCCAAAGAGGTGATTGAAAGCGTGGCGATGATGTGGATTGATCGAGTGGGGTTGCCACCTCATGCCGCGCGCCTCTACCCCTCAGAGCTTAGTGGAGGGATGAAGAAGCGAGCGGCTTTGGCGAGGGCTTTGGCGCTCAGTCCTGAAGTGCTCTTTTTGGATGAGCCCACCAGCGGGCTTGATCCCAATAGTGCGGAGAAGTTTGATCGGCTGATTTTGGAGCTTCGCGACACGCTTGGCATCACGGTGGTGATGGTGACGCACGACCTTGACACCGTCATGGATGCGATGGATCGCTTCGTGATTCTCCATGATTGCAAGGTGCTTATGGAGGGGACGCTAGAGGAACTCAAGCAGAGGGATTTCCCTGAGCTGAAAAATTTTTATAAGACCAATCGAGGAGGCAAGCTGTGGAGAACCGTTTGA
- the ribD gene encoding bifunctional diaminohydroxyphosphoribosylaminopyrimidine deaminase/5-amino-6-(5-phosphoribosylamino)uracil reductase RibD — MELALQEAWKYQGLTLPNPAVGALLLGEHGEILSIAAHQRAGSPHAEVLALQEGYARLSGNADILALHDSSQIHDYLLAHSQGIFRHCTLYVTLEPCNHYGQTPPCSELLARLKPKSVIIGKRDPNPKASGGIDRLKEAGIAVHTGIKEEACHKLLLPFERLQKQGYFRFFKWAQRLNGTLSPGIISSSSSRAHVHALRDRIDLLVISGKTARADNPWLDARLIEGRAPDVLILTRSPERFPRSLRLFSVPHRRVRVSSNLEALLDYRCVMAEGGAELFETLFDSMDAFLSYIAPSLERGEVSLASRVPLSLLHSHPIEEDLVAWYAKGRL; from the coding sequence ATGGAGCTGGCCCTGCAAGAGGCGTGGAAATACCAAGGCCTCACCCTCCCCAACCCCGCCGTGGGAGCCCTGCTTTTAGGCGAGCACGGGGAGATTCTCTCTATCGCCGCCCACCAGAGGGCGGGATCACCGCACGCTGAAGTGCTCGCACTCCAAGAGGGCTACGCCCGCCTAAGCGGCAACGCTGACATCCTCGCGCTTCATGACTCCAGCCAAATCCACGACTACCTTCTTGCTCATTCCCAAGGAATATTCCGCCATTGCACCCTCTATGTGACGCTTGAGCCCTGCAACCACTACGGCCAAACCCCTCCTTGCTCAGAGCTTCTGGCTAGACTTAAACCCAAAAGCGTCATCATCGGGAAAAGAGACCCCAATCCCAAGGCTAGCGGAGGGATAGATAGGCTCAAAGAAGCGGGAATTGCCGTGCATACAGGAATCAAAGAGGAGGCGTGCCACAAGCTTCTCCTCCCCTTTGAGAGACTCCAAAAACAGGGCTATTTTCGATTCTTCAAATGGGCACAACGGCTCAATGGAACCCTCTCCCCGGGAATCATCAGCTCCTCTTCATCTAGAGCTCATGTGCACGCCCTAAGAGACCGAATCGACCTCTTGGTCATATCAGGGAAAACCGCTAGAGCCGACAATCCATGGCTTGATGCCAGGCTTATAGAGGGGAGAGCGCCCGATGTGCTGATTCTCACACGCTCCCCTGAGCGCTTCCCCCGCTCTCTTCGGCTCTTTAGCGTTCCTCATCGGCGCGTGCGAGTCTCTAGTAACCTTGAAGCGCTCTTGGATTATCGCTGCGTGATGGCCGAAGGAGGAGCGGAGCTCTTTGAAACGCTCTTTGATTCGATGGACGCCTTTTTGAGCTACATCGCTCCTTCGCTTGAAAGAGGCGAGGTCTCACTTGCCTCTAGAGTCCCCCTCTCGCTCCTTCACTCTCACCCGATCGAAGAGGACCTTGTGGCTTGGTATGCCAAAGGGCGACTTTAG
- the thrB gene encoding homoserine kinase, translated as MTISVPATSANLGPGFDTLGLALELKNRFSIKPSSLSSIQIRGEGSKNPKLRVDNIFVRIFQETFAKLTEERTNFRFQFHNQIPISRGLGSSSAVIIGAISAAFMMAQKKATPEEILSLALAYESHPDNITPACVGGFTVATTRENSVFYIQKPLPDSIKAVVVIPHRPTSTSYSRQTLPKRYSMRDSVFNLSRSSLLTAAFFSERWDLLREASRDRFHQEIRMKQFPALFEVQHTALKEGALMSTLSGSGSSFFNLCLKEDAPSLAQKLQDRFPKFRVLELKFDNKGVVRDD; from the coding sequence GTGACCATTAGCGTGCCAGCCACCAGCGCCAATCTAGGCCCAGGGTTTGACACTCTTGGGCTAGCTTTGGAGCTCAAGAATCGATTCTCCATTAAGCCCTCCAGTCTCTCTAGTATTCAGATTAGAGGAGAGGGCTCAAAGAATCCAAAGCTCCGCGTGGACAACATCTTCGTGCGTATTTTCCAAGAGACTTTCGCCAAACTCACCGAGGAGCGCACCAATTTCCGCTTTCAATTTCACAACCAAATCCCCATCTCTAGAGGCCTAGGGAGTAGCTCTGCGGTCATTATCGGCGCCATCAGCGCTGCATTTATGATGGCTCAAAAAAAGGCCACTCCAGAGGAGATTCTCTCTCTAGCTCTAGCCTATGAGAGCCACCCTGATAACATCACGCCTGCCTGTGTGGGTGGCTTCACTGTCGCGACCACGCGTGAAAATTCGGTCTTTTATATCCAAAAGCCTCTTCCTGATTCCATCAAAGCAGTCGTGGTGATTCCCCATCGCCCCACCTCCACCTCCTACTCGCGCCAAACCCTTCCTAAGCGCTACTCGATGCGCGATTCGGTCTTCAATTTAAGCCGTAGCTCGCTTCTAACGGCTGCCTTTTTTAGCGAGCGATGGGATCTATTGAGAGAGGCGAGCCGAGATCGATTCCATCAAGAGATCCGCATGAAGCAATTCCCCGCCCTTTTTGAGGTTCAACACACCGCGCTCAAAGAGGGAGCGCTCATGAGCACGCTCTCAGGAAGTGGCTCCTCATTTTTCAATCTCTGCCTCAAAGAGGACGCCCCAAGCCTCGCCCAAAAGCTCCAAGATCGCTTCCCCAAGTTCAGAGTTTTGGAGCTAAAATTCGACAACAAGGGCGTTGTGAGGGATGATTGA
- a CDS encoding MlaD family protein yields the protein MENRLSYTLVGGFFIACMVAMALFVWWIGRYGEDREAYRPYYLLTKELQSGIKKQTPVRFQGIPVGFVRGFDFSKEHSGWIEIELWVEQEIPIKRDSLAVIESQGLSGISYIAIKQGSEDSPLFGRDEKAILNLGETLVEKIGGRADMISQDLSVTLGRINALLEEKNLQKIASILESTDRVMLHLAQGTQKLESAMEAGALMMNATQKTLGGVDETLRIAQEELRGAGELRSAIQRRIEGGEYDLRSALVPWMVQSEELMLELHSTLKESRGVMQEWRASPYRFLFSETISPKGPGE from the coding sequence GTGGAGAACCGTTTGAGTTATACGCTAGTGGGGGGCTTTTTTATCGCTTGCATGGTGGCGATGGCGCTCTTTGTCTGGTGGATTGGTCGCTATGGCGAGGATAGGGAGGCCTATCGCCCCTACTATCTTTTGACCAAGGAGCTTCAAAGCGGGATAAAAAAGCAGACCCCTGTTCGATTTCAAGGGATTCCCGTGGGGTTTGTGAGGGGGTTTGATTTCTCCAAGGAGCACTCAGGATGGATTGAGATTGAGCTTTGGGTGGAGCAAGAGATTCCTATCAAGCGCGACTCTTTGGCGGTGATCGAATCGCAGGGATTGAGCGGAATCAGCTACATTGCCATCAAGCAAGGGAGTGAAGATTCCCCTCTTTTTGGAAGAGATGAAAAGGCGATTCTAAACCTTGGCGAGACACTCGTGGAGAAGATCGGCGGGAGGGCGGATATGATTTCACAAGACTTAAGCGTCACGCTGGGTCGAATCAATGCGCTTTTGGAGGAGAAGAATCTCCAAAAGATCGCCTCGATTCTAGAGAGCACCGATAGGGTTATGCTCCACCTCGCCCAAGGCACCCAAAAGCTTGAAAGTGCGATGGAGGCGGGAGCGCTTATGATGAATGCCACCCAAAAAACACTCGGAGGAGTCGATGAGACGCTAAGAATCGCCCAAGAAGAGCTGCGAGGGGCGGGCGAACTAAGGAGTGCGATACAGAGGCGAATCGAGGGGGGTGAATATGATCTCCGCAGCGCTCTGGTTCCATGGATGGTGCAGAGTGAGGAGCTAATGCTAGAGCTGCACTCCACCCTCAAAGAGAGCCGTGGCGTGATGCAAGAGTGGCGCGCTTCGCCCTATCGATTCCTCTTTAGCGAAACGATTTCACCTAAAGGACCCGGAGAATGA
- the rimP gene encoding ribosome maturation factor RimP, with translation MIGHSTQEKIEKLVQSCGCNLYDLLLLKENERSILRLYITKEVGVSLDDCAMVSDLISPLLDVEDPLAGEYFLEVSSPGIERPLKRPAHYQHALGELARIKFADKNEIEGEIEAADETSVKLKGEEPIPYSLIKKAQTFYRW, from the coding sequence ATGATTGGACACTCCACCCAAGAAAAGATTGAAAAACTAGTCCAATCGTGCGGCTGCAATCTCTACGATCTGTTGCTTCTCAAAGAGAATGAACGATCGATTTTACGCCTTTATATCACCAAAGAGGTGGGCGTGAGCCTCGATGACTGCGCCATGGTGAGCGATCTTATCTCTCCTTTGCTTGATGTTGAAGACCCTTTGGCGGGAGAATATTTTCTAGAGGTGAGCTCACCGGGTATCGAGCGCCCCCTCAAGCGCCCTGCCCACTATCAGCACGCCCTAGGCGAGCTTGCTAGAATCAAGTTTGCCGATAAAAATGAGATTGAGGGAGAGATTGAAGCCGCCGATGAGACGAGCGTGAAGCTCAAAGGAGAAGAGCCCATCCCCTACTCCCTCATCAAAAAAGCCCAAACTTTCTACCGCTGGTAG
- the rbfA gene encoding 30S ribosome-binding factor RbfA, translating to MKEKSVKLQRTESLLKEVIPEALSTLSDTRLNSLGVVEVDCSKGKYHAEVYLDAPFATPEEKREILRQLRLAEGTIRDHCLSATGWFKCPRFHFNFDDSTDKANRLDAIFEQLKKERES from the coding sequence ATGAAAGAGAAAAGCGTCAAACTCCAGCGCACCGAATCGCTTCTAAAAGAGGTGATTCCCGAAGCGCTCTCCACCCTCTCTGACACGAGGCTTAACTCCCTAGGCGTGGTCGAAGTGGACTGCTCCAAGGGCAAATATCACGCCGAAGTCTATTTGGATGCCCCCTTTGCCACACCCGAAGAGAAGCGCGAGATCTTGCGACAGCTCCGTTTGGCTGAGGGGACTATTCGAGATCACTGTTTAAGTGCAACAGGGTGGTTTAAGTGCCCTCGTTTCCATTTTAACTTTGACGATTCCACCGACAAGGCCAACCGCCTAGATGCCATATTTGAACAACTCAAAAAGGAGAGAGAGTCATGA
- the lpxC gene encoding UDP-3-O-acyl-N-acetylglucosamine deacetylase: MKQKTIGKAVEIVGIGLHKGVPVHLVLEPLPENSGLVFFRRDLGVSIPLEPKNVIDTTMATVIGKEGAKISTIEHLLSAIYAYGIDNLKISLDNEEAPIMDGSSIGFCMLLDEAGIVSQNAPKRAIKIKSPIEVKDGEKFVRVEPSEVSLFDFSIEFDHPAIREQSYRFTFSTKAYKEEIARARTFGFVHEVQYLRSKGLALGGSLANAIVLDETGILNKEGLRYKEEFVRHKILDAIGDMALLGIPLIGTYVSYAGSHKLNHLLTKELLKEEESYEIVSLEDEAEAIEIEKVYATGE; this comes from the coding sequence ATGAAACAAAAGACCATCGGCAAAGCGGTGGAGATCGTCGGCATCGGTCTTCACAAGGGTGTCCCTGTCCATCTTGTCCTAGAGCCCCTTCCCGAAAATAGCGGTTTGGTCTTTTTTAGGCGCGACCTTGGAGTGAGCATCCCTCTTGAGCCCAAAAATGTGATCGACACCACCATGGCCACAGTCATTGGCAAAGAGGGCGCCAAAATCTCTACGATTGAGCACCTCCTCTCCGCCATCTATGCCTATGGTATCGACAATCTCAAAATCTCTTTAGACAATGAAGAGGCGCCCATCATGGATGGAAGCAGCATCGGCTTTTGTATGCTTTTGGATGAGGCGGGAATCGTGAGCCAAAACGCCCCCAAGCGCGCCATCAAGATCAAAAGCCCCATCGAAGTCAAAGATGGAGAGAAATTTGTTCGAGTCGAGCCCAGTGAGGTGAGTCTCTTTGATTTCTCCATCGAGTTTGACCATCCTGCCATCCGCGAGCAATCCTATCGCTTCACTTTCTCCACCAAGGCCTACAAAGAGGAGATCGCTAGAGCACGCACCTTTGGTTTTGTCCATGAGGTGCAATACCTCCGAAGCAAAGGCTTAGCCCTTGGAGGCTCACTGGCGAACGCCATCGTGCTGGATGAGACGGGAATCCTCAACAAAGAGGGGTTGCGCTACAAAGAAGAGTTTGTGCGCCACAAGATTCTAGATGCCATCGGAGACATGGCGCTTCTTGGGATTCCCCTCATTGGCACCTATGTCTCTTACGCGGGTAGCCACAAGCTCAATCATCTCCTCACCAAAGAGCTTCTCAAAGAGGAGGAATCCTATGAGATCGTCTCCCTAGAGGATGAGGCAGAAGCTATAGAGATCGAAAAGGTGTACGCTACGGGTGAATGA
- a CDS encoding DUF448 domain-containing protein, protein MCVHCKGRFSKHDLLRLQYIQNSLIPYTGSGRSFYLCKGCIEQEKVLDSLCRVGKIDKKEKETIRNSLKEIAHNAKSPCP, encoded by the coding sequence ATGTGTGTTCATTGCAAAGGCAGATTTAGCAAGCATGACCTACTGCGGCTACAATACATCCAAAACTCCCTTATCCCCTACACCGGAAGCGGAAGAAGTTTCTACCTTTGCAAGGGTTGCATCGAACAAGAAAAAGTCTTAGATTCCCTCTGCCGAGTCGGAAAAATCGACAAAAAAGAAAAAGAAACTATTCGGAATAGCCTAAAGGAGATTGCCCATAATGCAAAAAGTCCGTGTCCATGA
- the minC gene encoding septum site-determining protein MinC, which yields MVQAKQKNLRVFEFEETPKEDLISYIQKNAVLLRGFMLIFKGALDEEVRAFLQSEGLNFLDSSIQLPLKSRESSGEIPSKNITTPTLSPAPLEESGSKEHSRSSTLCLRRTIRSGEEIVASGDVTIFGRINSGAIIRAEGNVQVFGEIHGAIECEGEYMILGKIGQGSVLFGGEILDPSLFHGSLKQVFLEEGRVSIKEIV from the coding sequence ATGGTGCAGGCCAAACAGAAAAACCTTCGCGTTTTTGAATTTGAGGAGACCCCCAAAGAGGATCTCATCTCCTACATCCAAAAAAATGCCGTGCTCCTTAGGGGCTTCATGCTCATTTTCAAAGGTGCTCTAGATGAAGAGGTGAGAGCTTTTTTGCAAAGCGAGGGACTCAATTTTCTCGATTCTTCGATACAATTGCCCCTAAAGAGCCGAGAATCTTCAGGGGAGATTCCCTCCAAAAATATCACAACTCCCACTCTCTCCCCCGCTCCCCTAGAAGAATCGGGCTCCAAAGAGCACTCCCGCTCTTCCACGCTCTGTCTCCGCCGAACCATCCGCAGTGGCGAGGAGATCGTCGCTTCTGGCGATGTCACCATTTTTGGTCGCATCAACAGCGGGGCGATTATCCGAGCTGAGGGAAATGTCCAAGTCTTTGGCGAGATTCATGGGGCGATTGAGTGCGAGGGCGAATATATGATTTTAGGGAAGATCGGCCAAGGAAGCGTGCTCTTTGGAGGTGAGATTCTTGATCCATCCCTGTTTCATGGATCGCTCAAGCAGGTTTTCTTGGAAGAGGGGCGAGTGAGTATCAAGGAGATTGTATGA